In a single window of the Paenibacillus sp. MMS20-IR301 genome:
- the motA gene encoding flagellar motor stator protein MotA, whose protein sequence is MEISTILGLVFGLIAVVWGMVLKHAPLTSLNNPAAYVIIFLGTAASIFMAFPMSEVKNFPKLIKILIVKKKMVGKGELITMFMEWASITRREGLLALESNVDQIEDAFLRNGMRMIIDGNDQEFVRDVLMEDIHATEDRHKAGALIFSQAGMYAPTLGVLGAVIGLIAALGDMSNMDVLAHAIAGAFIATLLGIFTGYVMWHPMSNKLKRISKREIEVRLMMVEGLLSIQSGVSTIAINQKLSVFLTPSERAKLSEKEGSANEQKD, encoded by the coding sequence ATGGAAATTTCAACAATACTAGGCTTAGTCTTTGGTCTAATCGCAGTAGTCTGGGGGATGGTACTCAAGCACGCTCCACTGACAAGCTTGAATAACCCGGCGGCCTATGTCATTATCTTTCTCGGTACGGCAGCGTCGATCTTCATGGCCTTTCCTATGTCTGAAGTCAAAAACTTCCCTAAACTAATAAAAATCCTTATTGTAAAGAAAAAAATGGTCGGCAAGGGCGAACTGATTACTATGTTTATGGAATGGGCCTCCATCACCCGCCGCGAAGGGCTGCTGGCTCTGGAATCCAATGTTGATCAGATCGAGGATGCCTTTCTCCGCAACGGCATGCGGATGATTATTGATGGTAACGACCAGGAATTTGTCCGCGATGTTCTTATGGAAGACATTCACGCTACGGAAGACAGACATAAGGCCGGAGCCCTGATCTTCTCGCAAGCCGGAATGTACGCCCCTACACTCGGGGTACTCGGGGCCGTTATCGGGCTGATTGCCGCCCTGGGGGATATGAGTAACATGGATGTCCTGGCCCACGCGATTGCCGGAGCATTCATTGCCACTCTGCTCGGTATATTCACCGGTTATGTAATGTGGCACCCGATGTCCAATAAGCTTAAGCGGATCTCCAAACGTGAGATTGAAGTCCGCCTGATGATGGTGGAAGGCCTCTTATCCATTCAATCCGGGGTATCCACTATAGCAATTAACCAGAAACTGTCCGTCTTCCTGACCCCGTCCGAACGTGCTAAGTTGAGCGAGAAAGAGGGTTCCGCAAATGAGCAAAAAGACTAG
- the motB gene encoding flagellar motor protein MotB → MSKKTRHEEHEEHADESWLLPYSDLMTLLVALFLVMYAMSATDAQKFEQMAQAFNSALSGGGGVLEFRSDSPTSTQLDQGNKDKMNNVIDKNTGTAEISKLRAKEQEDLEKLKQQFDSYIKKNGMSDLLSTKLNQSQLMITISDNALFASGQAVVKDESRQLAKSISTMLQQFPDYDVLVQGHTDNIPISNSIYSSNWDLSVARALQFMKILLLNPNLDPVKFSPIGYGEYHPISENTTAAGRAKNRRVEVSILRKYKDATTETTDISDVPAAADK, encoded by the coding sequence ATGAGCAAAAAGACTAGGCATGAGGAGCACGAAGAGCATGCCGATGAATCCTGGCTGCTGCCCTATTCCGACCTGATGACCCTGCTCGTTGCCTTGTTCCTCGTTATGTATGCCATGAGTGCCACTGATGCCCAGAAGTTTGAACAGATGGCCCAGGCCTTCAATTCAGCGCTTAGCGGCGGCGGCGGCGTACTGGAGTTCCGCTCGGACTCGCCTACCAGTACTCAACTCGACCAAGGTAATAAGGATAAAATGAATAATGTTATAGATAAAAATACAGGTACCGCCGAGATCTCCAAACTTCGTGCCAAAGAGCAGGAGGATCTGGAGAAGCTCAAGCAGCAATTCGATTCCTATATTAAGAAGAATGGCATGTCTGATCTGCTCAGTACCAAACTGAACCAGTCCCAGCTGATGATCACCATCAGCGATAATGCCCTGTTTGCTTCAGGACAGGCAGTGGTTAAGGATGAATCACGCCAGCTGGCCAAGTCTATCTCAACCATGCTGCAGCAGTTTCCCGATTATGATGTACTGGTGCAGGGGCATACAGATAACATCCCGATTTCCAACAGCATCTATTCCTCCAACTGGGATCTCAGTGTAGCCCGTGCTCTTCAGTTCATGAAGATCCTGCTGCTTAATCCCAATCTGGACCCGGTCAAGTTCAGTCCGATCGGCTATGGTGAATACCATCCTATTTCTGAGAACACAACAGCTGCCGGGCGCGCCAAGAACCGCCGTGTAGAAGTCTCGATTCTCCGTAAATATAAAGATGCTACAACTGAGACCACCGATATTTCTGATGTTCCTGCTGCTGCGGATAAATAA
- a CDS encoding 4a-hydroxytetrahydrobiopterin dehydratase: MQYTEEELLEQIGKLDGWRLEQNTMVRKYMFGEYMKGIAFVDEVAAISEAFDHHPHITIDYKTVILRLAADVEKLDIRQAYEINDAFEKNR; encoded by the coding sequence ATGCAATATACAGAGGAAGAACTGCTGGAGCAGATCGGCAAGCTGGACGGCTGGAGGCTGGAGCAGAATACGATGGTGCGCAAATATATGTTTGGCGAATATATGAAGGGCATTGCTTTTGTAGACGAGGTTGCCGCAATATCAGAGGCATTTGATCATCACCCGCATATCACGATTGATTACAAGACCGTTATTCTGCGCCTGGCTGCAGATGTGGAGAAGCTTGATATCCGTCAGGCTTATGAAATTAATGATGCTTTCGAGAAGAACCGTTAA